CCTCCGCACTCCCCCATTTTGCATTTTGCATTTTGCACTTTGCATTTTGCATTTCCCCCTTTGCACTTCCCCCTCCCCCTCCCCCTCTCCCTTCCCTACCTCCGCTGCAACTGCTCCAACAACTTCCCGTGGATGCCCCCAAACCCCCCATTACTGAATATGCACACCACATCCCCCGGCTCGGCATGCTGCACCAGATGCTTCACGATCGCCTCCACATCCGGCAGGTACGCTGCCGGCTTGCCCAGCGCCACCAGATCCTCCATGAGCTGCTTCGGATTCAGCCGCTCGTGCGGCGGCACCTGCTCCAGCCGCGCCACCTCCGCTATCACCACCGCATCCGCCTCGCTGAACGCCAGCGGCAGCTCCGTCTGAAACACATTGCGCCGCGTGGTGTTCGACCGCGGCTCAAACACCGCCCACAACCGCTGCTGCGGATACTTGATCCGCAGCGCCTTCAACGTCTCCCGGATCGCCGTCGGATGATGCCCAAAATCATCCACTACCGTCACCCCACCCGCGATCCCCCGCACCTCCAGCCGCCGCCGCACCCCCTTGAACGTGTCAAACGCGCTTTGAATCTGCTTGTTGCTCAACCCGCAATGCTTCGCCACCCCGATCACCGCCAGCGCGTTGCGCACGTTGTGCTCCCCCACCAGATTCAGATGAAACTTGAAACTCGGTATCTCAAACTCGCACGCCGTCGGCCCAAACCGCAAATTAAACGCCTGCAACGCCGCATCCGCCCCCAGCCCAAACCGCTTCAGCGGACACGGCAGATGCTCCAGCAGCGGCGCCAGATTCGCATCCTCGTTGTTCGCCAGCAGCAGCCCGTTGCGCGGTATCAAATTGATGAACCGCCGAAACGCCGTCTGAATCGCCCCCAAATTCTCAAATATGTCCGCGTGATCAAACTCCAGATTATTGATCACCGCCACCTCCGGCAGGTAATGCATGAACTTGCTCCGCTTGTCAAAAAACGCCGTGTCATACTCGTCC
The window above is part of the Verrucomicrobiia bacterium genome. Proteins encoded here:
- the mpl gene encoding UDP-N-acetylmuramate:L-alanyl-gamma-D-glutamyl-meso-diaminopimelate ligase — translated: MFTAVKSVHFVGICGTAMASAAAALYEKGVQVTGSDANVYPPMSTFLAQKGIEVMLGYGEKNLAHKPDLVVIGNAISRGNPEAEAVLEKRLRYCSLPELLKYFFIQGKRSLVITGTHGKTTTTSLLAWVFEHNGLNPSFLIGGIPNNFNQGARFTESEWFIIEGDEYDTAFFDKRSKFMHYLPEVAVINNLEFDHADIFENLGAIQTAFRRFINLIPRNGLLLANNEDANLAPLLEHLPCPLKRFGLGADAALQAFNLRFGPTACEFEIPSFKFHLNLVGEHNVRNALAVIGVAKHCGLSNKQIQSAFDTFKGVRRRLEVRGIAGGVTVVDDFGHHPTAIRETLKALRIKYPQQRLWAVFEPRSNTTRRNVFQTELPLAFSEADAVVIAEVARLEQVPPHERLNPKQLMEDLVALGKPAAYLPDVEAIVKHLVQHAEPGDVVCIFSNGGFGGIHGKLLEQLQRR